A genomic stretch from Chitinophagaceae bacterium includes:
- a CDS encoding S1/P1 Nuclease — translation MQQIKKLFLTFLLLIFCQQCFCWGFYGHRKINYLAVFLLPPEMLLLYKSNIDFISEHSVDPDKRRYAVPEEGPRHYIDIDQYGTYPYKELPHNYDSAVAKFGADSINAYGIVPWWVQTMLQRLTKAFKEKNQAKILKLSAEIGHYIADAHVPLHASHNHNGQYTNQNGIHGFWESRVPELLADKEFDFWIGKAEYIKNPGQFIWARVLESSAAADTVLRYEKELTEKFPSDQKYAFETRNGITTRVYSTSFTVAYNNKLLGMVERRMRQSIYGVASFWYTAWINAGQPDLKQLTNKEFTAEELKEFDELNSNWKKGKVVGREHE, via the coding sequence TGTTTTTGCTGGGGATTTTATGGGCACCGTAAAATCAATTACCTCGCTGTGTTTTTATTGCCGCCTGAAATGCTGCTGCTGTATAAAAGCAATATTGATTTTATAAGTGAGCATTCAGTTGATCCTGATAAACGCCGTTATGCAGTTCCTGAAGAAGGACCAAGACATTATATAGACATTGATCAGTACGGAACCTATCCCTACAAAGAATTACCACACAATTACGACAGTGCTGTTGCAAAGTTTGGTGCTGATTCCATCAATGCTTACGGTATTGTTCCGTGGTGGGTGCAAACCATGCTGCAGCGTTTAACCAAAGCATTCAAGGAAAAAAACCAGGCAAAGATTTTAAAACTGAGTGCAGAGATCGGGCATTATATAGCTGATGCACATGTGCCATTGCATGCAAGTCATAATCATAACGGGCAATACACAAATCAAAACGGCATACATGGTTTTTGGGAAAGCCGTGTACCTGAATTACTGGCTGATAAAGAATTTGATTTCTGGATTGGTAAAGCTGAATACATTAAAAACCCGGGCCAATTCATCTGGGCAAGAGTGCTGGAAAGTTCAGCAGCAGCTGATACCGTTTTGCGTTATGAAAAAGAGCTCACTGAAAAATTTCCAAGCGATCAGAAATATGCATTCGAAACCCGCAATGGAATTACCACAAGAGTGTATTCCACTTCTTTTACGGTTGCGTACAACAACAAACTGCTGGGTATGGTGGAGCGGAGAATGCGGCAGAGTATTTATGGAGTGGCTTCTTTCTGGTACACAGCATGGATCAATGCGGGGCAGCCCGATTTAAAACAGCTGACCAACAAAGAATTTACGGCTGAAGAACTAAAAGAGTTTGATGAATTGAACAGCAACTGGAAGAAAGGGAAGGTTGTTGGGAGAGAGCATGAGTGA
- a CDS encoding matrixin family metalloprotease, with protein sequence MLKFLSGIKTDRFAEIVGMIDQPLFTIKEESSMPYFDEKIFGMGYQPGNACIVSSARLQTNDTAVYNHRLRNVIIHEIGHNLGLGHCTNEQCIMSKGNGYFTKLDLGKADYCGECRKKIKL encoded by the coding sequence ATACTGAAATTTTTATCAGGAATAAAAACAGATCGGTTTGCAGAAATCGTTGGTATGATTGATCAACCGCTTTTCACTATCAAAGAAGAAAGCAGCATGCCTTATTTTGATGAAAAAATATTCGGCATGGGTTATCAACCCGGTAATGCATGTATTGTTTCAAGCGCAAGATTACAAACAAATGATACAGCAGTTTATAACCACAGGCTCCGAAATGTAATCATTCATGAAATTGGTCATAACCTTGGCCTGGGTCATTGTACGAATGAACAATGTATTATGTCAAAAGGGAACGGGTATTTTACAAAACTTGACCTGGGTAAAGCTGATTATTGTGGGGAATGCAGAAAAAAGATAAAGTTGTAG